A stretch of Mucilaginibacter terrae DNA encodes these proteins:
- a CDS encoding TfoX/Sxy family protein, giving the protein MFNSSTLTNIIREALSILPNIDEKRMFGGTCFMVDDKMCICVSKHHLLCRIGEERAVVELENDTCRQMIHGGRLMKDYVYVDFENLRDLKHLNRWIDLCLDYNPQAKASKKQSSI; this is encoded by the coding sequence ATGTTCAATAGTTCAACTTTAACCAATATCATTCGCGAAGCGTTAAGCATTTTGCCGAACATTGATGAAAAGCGCATGTTTGGTGGCACTTGCTTTATGGTTGATGATAAAATGTGCATTTGTGTTAGCAAACACCACCTGCTGTGCCGCATTGGAGAAGAGCGGGCGGTGGTGGAACTGGAAAACGATACCTGCAGGCAAATGATACACGGTGGGCGCTTAATGAAAGATTATGTTTATGTGGATTTTGAAAATCTTCGTGATTTAAAACATCTAAACCGGTGGATTGACCTGTGCCTTGATTATAATCCACAAGCTAAGGCTTCGAAAAAACAATCTTCAATCTAA